The following proteins are encoded in a genomic region of Cricetulus griseus strain 17A/GY chromosome 7, alternate assembly CriGri-PICRH-1.0, whole genome shotgun sequence:
- the Trim65 gene encoding tripartite motif-containing protein 65 isoform X3, giving the protein MLGTLVSSWAVPPAPFRSSRTGALGGASAMAAPLLEEDLVTCPICLSGYRDPVTLPCGHSFCGDCIQDSWRCCEKTCPECRRPFPEGAQLCRNVKLSSLLQALPRVLPPQPPATLPPPGPGAGRPAASCPRHGRPLEFFCRSEGLCVCSACTVHECRHHERALLDVERRGREDQLKARVVVTQQQATEAESQLQELQQQSSQIESSASTLASVVASRFSSLAQALEKRKALTLRSIEQAKKQVLGQALNEIQRLTGHLEALSQYDHSVQELLGQVDDHIFFQGLQQLSEPVESLGPPTALQWDEEQQLNNVNELLSPLCELLLEDKPSRVAGKAAQAGPVDYRNLTFDPDTANQYLYLSHEDQQVTHRFQAQSPVRPGSFELWQVQCTQSFQTGQHYWEVRASEHSVTLGVTYPKLSRRKVGNHTDNIGRGPYSWGLCIQEDSIQAWHNGKAERLHGAPGLLLGIDLNLTSGCLNFYSLEPRTERLHTFYAVFSQPLFPVFWLLEGRTLTLCHQPEAKLPPGPREEASALC; this is encoded by the exons ATGCTGGGCACACTGGTGTCTTCCTGGGCTGTGCCTCCTGCGCCCTTCCGCAGCAGTCGCACCGGCGCCCTGGGCGGCGCTTCCGCCATGGCCGCTCCGCTGCTGGAGGAAGACCTGGTGACTTGCCCCATCTGCCTGAGCGGCTACCGCGACCCGGTGACGCTGCCCTGCGGGCACAGCTTCTGCGGGGACTGCATCCAGGACTCGTGGCGCTGCTGCGAGAAGACGTGTCCCGAGTGTCGCCGGCCCTTCCCCGAGGGCGCCCAGCTGTGCCGCAACGTGAAGCTGAGCAGCCTGCTGCAGGCGCTGCCCCGCGTGCTGCCGCCGCAGCCCCCAGCCACCCTGCCGCCGCCGGGGCCCGGAGCCGGGCGCCCCGCCGCAAGCTGTCCGCGCCACGGGAGGCCGCTCGAGTTCTTCTGCCGCTCCGAGGGCCTCTGCGTGTGCAGCGCTTGCACGGTGCACGAGTGTCGCCACCACGAGCGGGCGCTGCTGGACGTGGAGCGCCGCGGGCGTGAG GACCAGCTGAAAGCTAGAGTGGTGGTTACCCAGCAACAGGCCACAGAGGCAGAGAGCCAGCTTCAGGAGCTGCAGCAGCAAAGCAGCCAGATTGAG AGTTCAGCCTCCACCCTGGCCTCGGTGGTCGCCAGCAGGTTCAGCAGCCTGGCACAGGCACTGGAAAAGCGGAAGGCCTTGACACTGAGGAGCATAGAGCAAGCCAAGAAGCAGGTGCTGGGCCAGGCTCTGAATGAGATCCAGCGGCTAACTGGCCACCTGGAGGCCTTGTCTCAGTATGACCACAGTGTCCAGGAGCTCCTGGGGCAAGTGGATGACCACATCTTCTTCCAG GGATTACAGCAGCTCTCTGAGCCTGTAGAGTCCCTTGGGCCACCGACCGCTCTGCAGTGGGATGAAGAGCAACAGTTGAACAACGTGAATGAATTGCTTAGCCCGCTATGCGAGCTCCTCCTCGAAGACAAGCCCTCCAGAGTGGCAGGCAaagctgcccaggctggccctgtgg ATTATCGTAATCTGACCTTTGACCCGGACACTGCAAACCAGTACTTGTACTTGTCCCATGAGGACCAGCAGGTGACACACCGTTTCCAGGCCCAGAGCCCAGTCAGGCCAGGCAGCTTTGAGCTGTGGCAGGTACAGTGTACCCAGAGTTTTCAGACTGGACAGCACTACTGGGAGGTGCGTGCCTCTGAACACTCTGTGACATTGGGTGTCACCTACCCAAAACTATCACGCCGGAAGGTGGGGAACCACACGGATAACATCGGCCGTGGACCTTACTCCTGGGGCCTCTGCATCCAGGAGGACAGTATCCAGGCCTGGCACAACGGCAAGGCTGAGCGCCTACATGGGGCACCTGGACTTCTCCTGGGCATAGATTTGAACTTGACCTCTGGCTGCCTCAACTTCTACAGCCTAGAGCCACGGACAGAGAGGCTCCATACCTTCTATGCGGTGTTCAGCCAGCCTCTCTTCCCTGTCTTCTGGCTCCTTGAGGGGAGGACCCTCACTCTTTGCCACCAGCCTGAGGCCAAGCTCCCTCCAGGGCCCAGGgaagaggcctcagcactctGCTGA
- the Trim65 gene encoding tripartite motif-containing protein 65 isoform X2 — translation MLGTLVSSWAVPPAPFRSSRTGALGGASAMAAPLLEEDLVTCPICLSGYRDPVTLPCGHSFCGDCIQDSWRCCEKTCPECRRPFPEGAQLCRNVKLSSLLQALPRVLPPQPPATLPPPGPGAGRPAASCPRHGRPLEFFCRSEGLCVCSACTVHECRHHERALLDVERRGREDQLKARVVVTQQQATEAESQLQELQQQSSQIESSASTLASVVASRFSSLAQALEKRKALTLRSIEQAKKQVLGQALNEIQRLTGHLEALSQYDHSVQELLGQVDDHIFFQGLQQLSEPVESLGPPTALQWDEEQQLNNVNELLSPLCELLLEDKPSRVAGKAAQAGPVEALGPPPPVPSTMCPLRKKLWQNYRNLTFDPDTANQYLYLSHEDQQVTHRFQAQSPVRPGSFELWQVQCTQSFQTGQHYWEVRASEHSVTLGVTYPKLSRRKVGNHTDNIGRGPYSWGLCIQEDSIQAWHNGKAERLHGAPGLLLGIDLNLTSGCLNFYSLEPRTERLHTFYAVFSQPLFPVFWLLEGRTLTLCHQPEAKLPPGPREEASALC, via the exons ATGCTGGGCACACTGGTGTCTTCCTGGGCTGTGCCTCCTGCGCCCTTCCGCAGCAGTCGCACCGGCGCCCTGGGCGGCGCTTCCGCCATGGCCGCTCCGCTGCTGGAGGAAGACCTGGTGACTTGCCCCATCTGCCTGAGCGGCTACCGCGACCCGGTGACGCTGCCCTGCGGGCACAGCTTCTGCGGGGACTGCATCCAGGACTCGTGGCGCTGCTGCGAGAAGACGTGTCCCGAGTGTCGCCGGCCCTTCCCCGAGGGCGCCCAGCTGTGCCGCAACGTGAAGCTGAGCAGCCTGCTGCAGGCGCTGCCCCGCGTGCTGCCGCCGCAGCCCCCAGCCACCCTGCCGCCGCCGGGGCCCGGAGCCGGGCGCCCCGCCGCAAGCTGTCCGCGCCACGGGAGGCCGCTCGAGTTCTTCTGCCGCTCCGAGGGCCTCTGCGTGTGCAGCGCTTGCACGGTGCACGAGTGTCGCCACCACGAGCGGGCGCTGCTGGACGTGGAGCGCCGCGGGCGTGAG GACCAGCTGAAAGCTAGAGTGGTGGTTACCCAGCAACAGGCCACAGAGGCAGAGAGCCAGCTTCAGGAGCTGCAGCAGCAAAGCAGCCAGATTGAG AGTTCAGCCTCCACCCTGGCCTCGGTGGTCGCCAGCAGGTTCAGCAGCCTGGCACAGGCACTGGAAAAGCGGAAGGCCTTGACACTGAGGAGCATAGAGCAAGCCAAGAAGCAGGTGCTGGGCCAGGCTCTGAATGAGATCCAGCGGCTAACTGGCCACCTGGAGGCCTTGTCTCAGTATGACCACAGTGTCCAGGAGCTCCTGGGGCAAGTGGATGACCACATCTTCTTCCAG GGATTACAGCAGCTCTCTGAGCCTGTAGAGTCCCTTGGGCCACCGACCGCTCTGCAGTGGGATGAAGAGCAACAGTTGAACAACGTGAATGAATTGCTTAGCCCGCTATGCGAGCTCCTCCTCGAAGACAAGCCCTCCAGAGTGGCAGGCAaagctgcccaggctggccctgtgg AGGCCTTGGGTCCCCCACCAccagtccccagcaccatgtgTCCACTGAGGAAGAAGCTCTGGCAGA ATTATCGTAATCTGACCTTTGACCCGGACACTGCAAACCAGTACTTGTACTTGTCCCATGAGGACCAGCAGGTGACACACCGTTTCCAGGCCCAGAGCCCAGTCAGGCCAGGCAGCTTTGAGCTGTGGCAGGTACAGTGTACCCAGAGTTTTCAGACTGGACAGCACTACTGGGAGGTGCGTGCCTCTGAACACTCTGTGACATTGGGTGTCACCTACCCAAAACTATCACGCCGGAAGGTGGGGAACCACACGGATAACATCGGCCGTGGACCTTACTCCTGGGGCCTCTGCATCCAGGAGGACAGTATCCAGGCCTGGCACAACGGCAAGGCTGAGCGCCTACATGGGGCACCTGGACTTCTCCTGGGCATAGATTTGAACTTGACCTCTGGCTGCCTCAACTTCTACAGCCTAGAGCCACGGACAGAGAGGCTCCATACCTTCTATGCGGTGTTCAGCCAGCCTCTCTTCCCTGTCTTCTGGCTCCTTGAGGGGAGGACCCTCACTCTTTGCCACCAGCCTGAGGCCAAGCTCCCTCCAGGGCCCAGGgaagaggcctcagcactctGCTGA